One window from the genome of candidate division TA06 bacterium encodes:
- a CDS encoding family 10 glycosylhydrolase encodes MWVVRYSLTTPASVKKIVRSAHQAGINHLFVQFFAKGEAHYNSRTLPTAACVSRDFDPLALMLKECKAYGIKMHAWINVYFIWSSDQTPRDRRHVYFRNKSWFAADSEGRSLKDYGQRELTNKNLEGIFLSPANAEVKQYLRELVREILFKYDVDGIHLDYVRYGNLNYSYDLSSRNAFYSQYKVDPMALFTGDPALKPYWDTWYLWRMYNISDLVSQLKMDIIKFNPWVKLSAAVKPDPDEARLDFGQDWPSWLLNRWVDFVVLMDYSQDTPTVLRLARKSIRYQGAGRVYVGLGAWRDSMEGIMEKTRELRRAGINDIVLFSYDGLAQRGISFEELKDRGF; translated from the coding sequence ATGTGGGTGGTGCGCTATTCCCTGACCACTCCGGCCAGCGTCAAGAAGATCGTCCGCTCGGCCCACCAGGCCGGCATCAACCACCTGTTCGTGCAGTTCTTCGCCAAGGGCGAGGCCCACTACAATTCCCGGACCCTGCCCACCGCCGCCTGCGTCTCCAGGGACTTCGATCCCCTGGCCCTGATGCTCAAGGAGTGCAAGGCTTACGGCATCAAGATGCACGCCTGGATCAACGTCTATTTCATCTGGTCTTCCGATCAGACACCCCGGGACCGAAGGCATGTTTATTTCAGGAACAAAAGCTGGTTTGCCGCCGACAGCGAGGGCCGCTCGCTCAAGGATTACGGCCAGCGGGAGCTGACCAACAAAAATCTGGAAGGGATCTTCCTTTCCCCGGCCAATGCCGAGGTCAAGCAGTATCTAAGGGAACTGGTGCGGGAGATCCTTTTCAAATACGACGTGGACGGCATCCACTTGGACTATGTGCGCTACGGCAATCTCAACTATTCCTACGACCTTTCCAGCCGCAACGCCTTTTACAGCCAGTATAAGGTGGACCCCATGGCCTTATTCACCGGGGACCCGGCCTTAAAGCCCTACTGGGATACCTGGTACCTGTGGCGGATGTACAACATCTCGGACCTGGTCTCCCAGCTTAAGATGGACATCATCAAGTTCAATCCCTGGGTGAAACTCTCGGCCGCGGTCAAGCCCGACCCTGACGAAGCCCGGCTGGATTTCGGTCAGGACTGGCCATCATGGCTCTTGAACCGCTGGGTGGATTTCGTGGTGCTGATGGATTATTCCCAGGACACCCCCACCGTGCTGCGGCTGGCCCGGAAATCCATACGCTACCAAGGGGCGGGCCGGGTCTACGTGGGGCTGGGAGCTTGGCGCGACAGCATGGAGGGGATCATGGAGAAGACCCGGGAACTGCGGCGGGCCGGCATCAACGACATCGTGCTTTTTTCCTACGACGGCCTGGCCCAGCGGGGGATCAGCTTTGAGGAACTGAAAGACAGAGGCTTCTAA